ACTGGTAATCATTGCAGGGAATAATTTGCCGTAATCCATTGTACGCAGGCTGTTATTCTCACCCTGATACCAGATAACGCCTTTAATGGTGTAGTTCAATAACGGAGAGATCATTCCGTTATAACAAACTGACTGCCGTTGTGCTGCGCTGACTACCGGTTTCTTAATAGTTTTTGGTGTATTATCAGCAAGTGCTGTAGGGTCGTAGTCAATATTTTCAGTTATTGTTTTCTTAACCGGTACGGGGACTTCTGTATAGGAATTTTCTAGTTCCACAATTTTTTTGTAATCTTCTGCCAATACCGGATTAGTAGTAAGTTCCTTTTGGCTCATCCAAGGTTCAATTGGCGTAGCGCCTACGGATGCGTTTATCAATCCTACAGGAACCTTTGTGGTGTCCACCATATTTTTACCGAAAAAGTATGCTACTCCGGAGTAGCTTAGTACTGTAGCGGGTAGGCATTCTGACCATTTTGATATAGTTAATTCAAGTTCAGTAGTTGTACTTATCCTCGGGACTGTGAATATGCGGATTAACGGGTTAGTTGAGTTCGCTACGTCAAATGCTGCGTTTGATGTTTTTGACATTGGCCATGCCATGTTTGACTGTCCGCTGCAAACCCAAACATCGCCAACGAGGATATTATTAAGTTCAATAATATTTTTGCCGGAGATAACCATTTTGTGTGGCCCGCCGGGTTGAAGATTTTTCAGGAGTACCATCCATTTGCCGTCAATCCCGGGGGTTGCCTGTATTTTTTGATCGTTGAATTCAACGATTATCGTTTCATCTGTATCCGCATAACCCCATACCTTGGTTTCCATACCGCGCTGGAGGACCATGTTGTCAGAGAATAAACCCGAAAGTGTAACATTTGCGTATACTGGAGTGAATGAACTCAATAATATCAATACAAAAAATACTGTTAAAAACATAAACACCTATTTCTTTAGTGCAACTATTCCCGGGGGTAATGGTACCGCAACGCCCATCCATTTATCCGTCCGGAACGGTGATGCAGGTAAACCTAATGAGTTGACAATATTATTTACCGGCGCAACTGCCCATGCGTACCGTACAGCAACAGGGTTCTTAACTTCCGGCGCGGTGAGAGTAACCGTATCTTTTCCGGAGATTACCGCGTTCGCGTTGTAGAACACTTTGTCTTCACCCGCAATGCAGAACCATAACGGTTTTTCTCCCGGTTTCGAGATTTTTATACCGTCAGCCGTATGTGTAAACTTTATGTATGCCTTTTTGCCTTCAAACTTAACTGAATCATATATCGGCCCAGAAAATTCTATATTTTCGCCGAAAACTAGTTTCCGTGCGTGTAGTGATAACCGGTACCCAACCGTACTTTTGTCTTTTGGATGTATACTAGGGTCACCAACATC
The genomic region above belongs to Elusimicrobiota bacterium and contains:
- a CDS encoding sialate O-acetylesterase, whose protein sequence is MFLTVFFVLILLSSFTPVYANVTLSGLFSDNMVLQRGMETKVWGYADTDETIIVEFNDQKIQATPGIDGKWMVLLKNLQPGGPHKMVISGKNIIELNNILVGDVWVCSGQSNMAWPMSKTSNAAFDVANSTNPLIRIFTVPRISTTTELELTISKWSECLPATVLSYSGVAYFFGKNMVDTTKVPVGLINASVGATPIEPWMSQKELTTNPVLAEDYKKIVELENSYTEVPVPVKKTITENIDYDPTALADNTPKTIKKPVVSAAQRQSVCYNGMISPLLNYTIKGVIWYQGENNSLRTMDYGKLFPAMITSWRQAWNIGEFPFIFVQLAYYGKPEKQDKGAWSIIQEAQLRTWQTVPNTGMVVTLDIGDVSVHPKDKSTVGYRLSLHARKLVFSENIECSGPVYDSVKYNKNKAYVKFTHAADGIKVSKPGEKPLWFCIAGEDKVFYNADTVISGKDTVTLTAPEVKNPVAVRYAWAIAPVNNIVNSLGLPASPFRTDNWDNVLVPLPPGVITATK
- a CDS encoding sialate O-acetylesterase — encoded protein: FGKPENPDDGSWPLIQEAQLRTWQSVPNTGMIVTIDVGDPSIHPKDKSTVGYRLSLHARKLVFGENIEFSGPIYDSVKFEGKKAYIKFTHTADGIKISKPGEKPLWFCIAGEDKVFYNANAVISGKDTVTLTAPEVKNPVAVRYAWAVAPVNNIVNSLGLPASPFRTDKWMGVAVPLPPGIVALKK